Sequence from the Schistocerca americana isolate TAMUIC-IGC-003095 chromosome 11, iqSchAmer2.1, whole genome shotgun sequence genome:
atgtggtcctcagtcagcatgtgtggcaTCCATCTTGTTCACACTTTCCGGTAGTTCAATTGTTtcgtttctgttaaaattctgtgagtggtgcttcgggaaacctcaggaaccgacatgcagagatcatccacggtgatccgccgatctttacgcgtgctttgctcaaccttcaacactgtctcctcagaaattgacggtctctcgCTCATTAGTTCGTCGCGAATTTCGGCCttaccagctgcaaactctctacgccatttacgaacatttttgacatccgcaCACAACtcccatacacttccatcaattggcgatggatttcaattggcgcagtgctctttgcgttcaaaaaccgaataactgcgcgcagttcacacttggcggtaacatctgacgggagctccattctcgaGGGCTGCCGAGccgagactgagcgcctcagcatgGCGTGCGGgtgtttacacacagcgcatgaagcactcttcataacagggtGACCAGCTGCCGCACaagcagagttctgtacttataaaaaaatagaagaccttacttttggaattaccctcgtatgtAGATTCACTAGTTTAAATTCCTTTATTCAAGCAAATTCCACTGCACCACTTATTTATATCTGTCCCTGACGATGGCTTAACAGCCACAAactggtttgtgaaataaataataaatactgtagaatattacaccattgttgtgtgtgttttcattcacaaTGTATAAAATTTGATACCACGAACCAATGGAAAAGTCAATAAATGCACTTCggtgatcactttgttgtctgctgTCTGTCCGTCTGACTGTTAAAAGCCCTTTTTTCAGGAGAAGGtagacatatcaagctgaaatttgtgtcaTACTGAGGTCTGTGGTCCTTCAGCAGTGTAAAATGTCGAAGTTTCTAAGTCTGTGCTGTTAAAAGATATGGCCGTATCTGTCACAGATTTTGATACTCGTGAACCCACTCGTCAGAACTTATAGAATACTTCCTGTGGGTGTAGAATTATAAAGCGAGATTTCGAACTAGAAGTAGagggaaaaaatccaaaaattattgATTTGCAGCTATCTCACACAATACTTTATGATTGTTTACCTTACTGTCCGTCCATCTGACAACACGCACTTTTCTCAGGACTGGATAGACATATCAACTTGAAATGTATGTGACATACTAAGGCCTATGGCCCCCTGGTGGTGTAAAAAGTTAAGATTCCAAgttatcaaacagtggaaaatccaggtggaatgtaacaatatgggagaaagaaagttgctactcaccatatagtggagatgccgagtcacaataaaaagtgtagtttcagctctctgagactgcagacgtgtgtgcaagttgtgcgtgcgtgtgtctactgctgacaaaggccttaatagccgaaagctatgattgtgtcaatctttttattgtgcctatcgcgactcagcatctccgccatatggtgagtagcaactttccttctcccgTATTGTGAGGTTCTAAGTTAGTGCTACCAAAAGATCGAATCGtttgtgtcacatatttcgatGCTCAAACCCTACACGGTTTTGCAGTAAAAGTAAAGGGGAAAAACCAggaaattattaatttgtatttaTGGCACATTGTCGTCTGTTGTGCAACTTCAGACTTAAAAtcaaaacattctcaaaagcttcagAATTCCCAGCATCGATATCTGGCCAGTACCGATGTCGATAATGGGCAGAAATCGCCAAAGTTCTCGATTCCTGGGACGGGTGAACTGTCTGTATGTACGGACAAGTTTGTACGCAATCCTCAGAGCTCGGATCCTGCTCCCACCAGCTTTTTTTATATTATTCAACTCAATTTGGTATTTCCTAAGTAGTCGTTTTATCTACCCTATAATCTTCAGCAGTCTCCTATAAGACCACATGAAAAGCTTTTATTATCTTCTACTCTGATCAGACAAATGTCCACCTTTCCCTTCCGTACacggctgcactccagacaaaagcCTTCAGTAAAAGCCTTCCTAATACTCAAACTTATTAATACAAActgtaaatttattattttcaggGACGCTTTCTGTGCTATTGCCCTTCTgcattttataccttctgtacttcAGTCCTTCAGATATTTCGCTGGCCGAGTAGCAACCAGTGTTGCCCCCGTGTCCCGTACGGCGAGGTTGAGAAGATCTGTGGGGCCGTGTGACCTCCCACATTCGCTCCACCTTCTGCTTTGACTCTCGAGAAGCCTGTTTCCTCAGTCGACACTTTTACACAAATGGATATTGCTAGCGTCGTCACTAGAACCTGTGTTCGTAACTGCACTTGTCAAGCTGCTGTTATTTCAGAGCCCACAGCCGCCGCCCGGAGAACATCAGAGAAAGCTACAGTTGCCACGACTGCAGTGCTCCCGGCACCTCAAAAGACAGAGCCCGATAAGAAACCCGGCACTGCGTGTGCCTCTGCTGCGGCATCTCGTAGAAAGTACTCCCAGATCGAAAAAGCAAATGGGAAGCTTCCACTGCAAGCAAAAACGGGCAGTAGACTGTCAGACCGTTTCGGTGTCACTTGACGTGACGGTTCTAGTGCTTCTCCTCCGGAGCTGACGGATTGCGAAGTCTGCCCGGGGTGACCGTCTCACCCCGACTCTGTACCTCCACCTGTTGCGGGCTCCCCAGCCCGGtggaaagacagggtgaaagtgcaAACCCCGCGGTAAATGGCTCTCGTACTAAAGTGGAGCATAAACTGGTTCAGAGCTCGTGTGAAGGAACTGAAACCCCCTGGCACTCGGACATTCCCAGTGCTCGTGTTTACTGGAGACCCCTGTGCTACCGGGCTATAACCTCCACCGAATGGACGACCTGACTCGGCCGAGAACTGAGGGaggggttgctgtgtttgtcaataacacaCACCACTCCTCGGCTGCTGACCTACAAGCAGTAGCCAGTGGGTCACTATTTGCTCCCTATATTTACCTACACAGGAGTGATAGACTTTGAGGCTCTCACACCTCTTATCGCAcaactgcttccccccccccccccccctatccaccCTCCGTTACTGTGTGATTTCGGTGCCCGTAACGTATTACGAGGCTCAAACTATATTTGCCCCGGGGATCGGAGAACCTCGTGATGTTTCGTGAGCTGTGCACCCTCGACACAGGCGGTCACACTCGCTCCTCTTCCGGAACCGGGTCATCCTCGACTGTCGACCTCACTTTCTGCTCTCCGGCCTCGAAGACGGTAAAAAATGACTGGTGACCTTCATTCCGGTGACCACTTCCCCACTGCAGATCCACCTACCGGACAGAGAATTGCTCAAACAGAGACCACCGAAATGTGCGGTCGGCAGGGCTAACTGGACACCGTTCAGCCAGCTGGCAGTGTCCGAACACCCCGACAGTGTCCGGCAGTGGGTGGACCGCATCGGGTGTGTGATCTGTCACCCCGCCGACTTGCCCGTCCCGACGTCTTTTGGCCGTCGCAGGTGACTTGTACCTCGACAGACTGACGAGTGCCGTTCGACAATCTGGGACGGGCGCATGGCGCTTCGACAGTTTAAATGCTACCCGACAGCAGGCGATCTCCCAGTTGTACGAGAGCCGAAGCGAAGCTCGGTGCGTAACTGACCGGAGTGGGTAAAGGTCGTGGAACTCATTCCTGTACCCGTCAACTTTTCTgcttgttctacaaaagtatgagAAGTCATCTAGAGGATCTCTGCTCAATGCAGTTGTTTACCATTAGCAGTGGTGCTGCAGTAGGGGTGTCTCTGGACAATTTCTGGAGGCATCACACAGATGATAACAGAGCATTTTGCAGTGACTACTGGCAAGGCTAGCCAGGATCCGGCATTTGACCACTATCCCGTGACTGCAGAGACGGGCAAGTTGGACTCCAGATTCCATAATTCTGAATCTTACAACTCTTCTTTCTCTACGTGGGAGTTGGAATCGGCACTGTCTAAGAACCGTCATTCTGCACCCGGTCACAATCGCACGCTTAAACATTCACTAGCAGCATCGGAGGAAATCCTCCTCtgatgttttaatatgatatggcaGACGACCCATTTTCCGAACTTGTGGAGAGAGGCAATATTGGTACCTCGCCTTAAACCGGGAAAGAACTGCATATATTtcagtaattacgagagtgtcgcaTTAACGAACTGTGTAGGAAGGACCCCGGAGCAAATGGTTAACCGTCACccggtctggttgttagagacagGGTAACTCCTTAGCCACTCTCTGTGTGGATCGTGGAGGTTTCGGTCCACTTTCGATGACCTGACCTGCTAGACGCGGCCGTTCAGCAGACTTTCGTATGTAAACATCATTGTCTCAATTACAGTGAAGAGACAAAAATGCTGGTACACCTGCATagtatcgtgtggggcccccgcgagaacgcagaagtgccacagcgtGATGCGGCGTGGacccgactgatgtctgaagtagtgctggagggaattaacaccgtgaatcctgcagagttctccgtaaatccgtaagagtatgaggagtggagatttcttccgaacagcacgttgcgaggcatcccaaatactttcaataatgttcatgtctggggagtttgtaggctagcggaagtgtttaaactcagaagagtgttcccggagccactctgtcgcaattctggacgtgtggggtgtcacattgtcctgtcggaatagcccacgtccgtcagaatgcacagtggacgcgaatggatgcagatgatcggacaggatgcttacgtgcgtgacATATGTCAGTGTTGTATCTAGACATGTGAGGGGGtccacagtcacctgctgacatgcagggtccacggattcgtgagattgtttccatacccgtacacatccatctgctcgatacactttgaaacaagactcgtccacgCAGGCAgcacgttttcagtcatcaacagtcccacatctatgtcgacgggcccaggtgaggtgtaaagctttgtcgtGCAGTTACCAAGAGGACACGAGTGGGCCtgtggctccgaaagctcatatccgTCACGTTTCATctaatcgttcgcacgctgacacttctcgatggcccagcattgacttctgcagcagtttgtggaagggttgcacttctgtcacattgaacaagtCTCTTCAGGTGTTGATGGTcccattcttgaaggatctttttccggccgcagcagtgtcggagatttgacgttttacccgggtgcctgatattcacggtagggAATTTTTAAATGGGCTCCACAAATATGTAACTGTCTTCACGGTCAGGCCTAAACAGGGGGACTCCTTCGGTTCTTCCGTCATTTCTCCAGATCGTGTCCTCGAAATTCGGTCACCTCCAGAGTTTACTGTATTTGATACCGAACTATCTGCTTTCTTGAGGGTGCTGGAGCAGACGAGATGGGCTGTAACTGCTAAATTTGTCACCTCTTTCGACTCTGATTGCCCTTCTGtaatggttaataaaaaagaaaaagaaaagaaaaggtagaaaatgtgggaagaaatcgtgaataaaagggggtttttaaaatcgttaatgaccgtgaaaaagagAAAGCATGAAATGCAAGTCGGACTTTgtgttacagaaaagttatcggacttcgtgattcggaaaagctattgttggggtggtccttgtggcgtttctgagcaaacgtcaaaccaatttccactacaaaaattatttgaaagagaacagagaataacaaaatgtgattaacaggggggaaatggcgtagataagagttcattctttaccgtgttaacatgtcttctcttgTGCagcgtccaggtcttgttctccaaaaatttcctgtttcatttctgcgtgaaaagtcgtagctgctccgaaattttgcaatcgtccaggaatcactaatttatacaaatcaaaacCATCTTGGTATTGAaagcaatttattttacgttgctactTCTATCCTCTGAATTTCATACcaacttccacaatacgtctgcacatcaatgagttttttcgtcttaatctgACCACGAAtagctaataagtaagttaagcttcTGCTCTCAAAGACAAAAAGCaggtagaaaaacaaaaaaagttacaagTTTAGTACCTTCATTTTCATATATATTTTCCCTGCCGTCGAGCACTCgtacagctgcgacggtataatttatatctgagggaacgagtgtagcgcggcgaaattcaaagtcccactACACTTCAGTCTCCGCAATTCTTGTGTCTAACTGATAAAATAATCTGTAATATCCAATACTCCCTCCTCTGGCTACAACAGTGGGGAAGGAGGTGTACTTCTGCCGGATGCCGGGACGCACAGATATTACGCCAGGACACTCGGGTATTGCGGGGAACAAAAGGGCAGACGATACAGCCGAGGAGGCGTGTCGCAATCCTCAGTTACTTCGGTGTGCCGTCACCACGCACGCTCTCGCCTCACTGTCGAGGTACAGTGCCATGCGTCGACGGGAAGGGGAGTGGCTGGAACTTACGGACGACGAGCCCTGTCTAGTAAAGCGTACGACGCAGCAGCGGTGTAGCTCCTTCCGGCCACGTGGGCGGGATGTAGCTCTCCGTACTCATCTTCGTGTAGGTCACAGGTCTGTGATGCACGGCTCGTTGCACCGGTGGCTAGAGGACCCTCAgggtgtggtgcttgtggcgtacagatcacagtgcaccacattttattacattgtgttttattttccgataaGAGGGCGGTCAGATTGCTGccagatctgccctctattttatgTAACGTTTACACAAACGTGGTGTGAGGTTTAAGATTTCGTGATATGTCCAACTTGTTTCCtaaaaattttagggagatgttcccAATGTGTTAACAGGGTAAATGTCTCACTCACGTATTTCGCAAGTGGTCAGTCAGTCACATTTCCCTTTGCATTTGTTTTAGCTCTTCTATGATTTCACATCTGTTTCAATCCCAGGTATAGTACCTATTACCTTTCCTCAGTTGTTTTCAGGCATGTGAGATAGTGTGACTGTGTGGCTCAATGCAAATGTTATCCCTCATTTTGTCCAACTGCTCTATTGTCTTCCTTTCAAACTGTCTCTTCTTCACTCTGCATAATTTATCTGCTCtttccctcctctctctccctctaatCTTCTGCAGCTAGTCTCATTTTCCTTTGTAGTATTCTCTGTCTTGCCTCATTTCTTTCTCAGATTACCAGTGTGCATCTAACCATTTCACCGTACTTTAGTGTTCTGCCCTCACCGATACTCCTGCCGCGGTTACAGTGACGGCTGTTTCCAGTATCCCCCATTTAGTTTCCAAATTCCCTTCCTTTTGTGTGCCATTTCTTGCCTCGATAATGACTTCTAATTTCTTCTTCTATTCTTCTggttgttctttgatttggagactTTCTCTGTTTGTTTCACTTTTCCCCTACTATTTTTGTTTCTTGTCCTATCTATCTTCTGTCTATATTTGAGCCACATCAAGGACTGATTTCTCTCCATCTGCCCTTCTACAACCACAGACTTTCATAATGTCTGATGTTTGCATTTATGTACAGAATCTCTagaaattccctttacagacttctATGACTTGCAGAGGGGAAcgactacataatattttgaataggaactcgcGTCCGGATACGTACTGTTTCCATTCTACGATAGTTTCAGTTCAAAAGTGTATTGTGTACCTATCTGCCGAGGGGAAAGAGTAAAGTCCCGGAGTTGCTCGTCCCGGTATGCAGTACGGTGGACAGTACGACACGTACTACGTAAGATGGTCACCCGACGGTACTCGACATCTGCCTCGCTGCGAGACCTGTTCGATGCCAGTGCGTCTCAGACACAGATCTGCTGGCACGAGATCTGGCTGCTtcactagaaattgaagagacaccaggtgggatggagagagtgtaccagtacacgcttcgtaggtacaatgtctttaACAATGTCGATGGTTGCTGCAATTAGCCGCTGTCGTAATGCGTCAGTGCCGTTCTggacgtacagtatgctgggttcttttttaatttggaataatgtaaacacataatgttgTGTTAATACAGACAAATATGTGTTTTTGTTacatggatgtttcgttatgtttccttttgaaTTTTTACCTAGCATTTGTTCCGTGTCAGacataattcagttcctcaagtggAAGTGAATGAGTTAAACATATGAACTGAAACTGTGGAACAGAAATGGTATGTTTCTGGACAAGGttacctattcaaaatattatgtactaattcccctctacaagtcctagaatttGTAATGAGGAATTCCAAACATCATCTATAATCACGCAGTCTATCTGTTCTTTTGTAACGCTGTCTGGTGAAGCCTGTTCTTCATAATACCTTTCATCGAATGCTGTGTGCTTTTTATCGTCGTCTCCTTACCGTTGACGAAGCGTATTGTGCTGCATTAGAAGGAGCTGTGTGGAAGTTAGGACCAGAAGTAAACACGTGTAAAACAAAGTGCATAATGATGGGAGATCTTGGTGGGGATAGAAGAGacacttcaattaaaaaaaaaaaaaaaaaaaaaaaaaaaaaaaaggtaagagtACCAAAGAGTGAAAAAGTTAAAATACGTAGGCCTGATAATAACAGAAAATAATAGTTCAGCACCagaaattcaagaaaggatagcaagttcaaaatggttcagatggctctgagcactaggataGCAAGTGAAAACTGATGTTACTATGAAATAGCAGTGCCCGCGTTATTTAGAAGTACAATGCAGTGTTCCTTTGCACGGCTGAAGGAATATCACACAGCACTTCTCGATAACAggggcactgctatttcgtatttattctcAGATATCGTACCCTCGGTTCGCACTAACGCGCGAGTGCAGGTCGTGACACGCGGAAGTTTGTGTCCGGTCGTGATTCGTACACAGGTAGCCGAAGCAGTTAAGTGACTGCTCGCATAGAGAGGGAAATCCACGTTCGAATCCTGgtgcggcataaattttcattgctgtcattccaatatacagctgATGGTGGTTTATATTTGCAGCTGCAAATACATTCCCTGATGTAGTTATTCCTTTCAGATTACATTGAAGCCCAAAAATGTTAGTAGGAATccaaaaatcaaaatatattttacAGTAATGTACGGATCAGAAGGTCAGGTGACGACTGCAAAGGAGGAAGGCAGGTTATTGAGGCGGGAAAAGGAAGTTTGTGAGAAAGATATCTGGGACAGTGTGTGAGGGAGGAGGCTGGAGAACGAGAACAAAGGCAGAATTACAGACACTTTTCAGACACACGGCTACTGTAGTTAAATGACCGAGGAAGAATAAGGTGGGCCGGACGTGTACAGAGAATACCGGAAACTCGAGGTGTTAAGGAAGAGCTTATACAGAGGAGGAGAAGAGAAAGACCCGGGGAAAGGTGGCTCAAAAATGAGGAGCAAGTTTTCAAAGGAATTGAGGAAGGAAGGCAGTGGACAGAGAAGAACGGGGGTGGGTGACAGAGGAGGCCGAGGTCGTACGAGGCCCGTAGGGCCGAGTGGTAAGTGAGACGCAGATCTGCTGCAGCGGGACCGATGCTGAAGGGAAACGAGAAAAACTGAATAAAAAGTAGATTGCTCTGCCTGCAAATTTTTTCTTCATATTTGGCGTGGACTTAGGTGTGATAAATGTGCTTTCCTAGAGCAGAGGAATCGTCACAGAACTGGAGCGTGCAGAGTGGGGCAGGGTCCGGCTGTCACGTATGGTCTGTTACAGGTGTGCCGCCACCTGTACCTCGGGGGGCAGAGCGGCTGACAGCCGGGGCGTGGAGCTGGGCCGGAGGTGCCTCGCCGAGTCGCGTCCTGAAGTTTGCCAGGCGAGAGGAGCTTCAACTGCTGGTGTTGTTGTGTGGTGGACTCTTGTGGAGCATGTGTTTATGTTCAGGAAAAAGTGTAAAATTGTTCTAAAGGCTATTGATAAAGGTTGTCTTGTTTGGTAAATGAATAAACTATATTACATTTTTTCCTCAAAACCACATTATTTCTGATGGTAATGCTTTTGACCTCCGTATAGACTTGTGGTGGGTACATTTCTCCCTTTCAGTGACACATTTCAAGTTACGATATCATCTCACTTGGTCCAAGCAGAAATCCCATGTTTCATTAATCCTTTAACATAAAACCCTGAGTtatctcatttttattattttgacagaaacttaaaatcccGAGTATAAGCGGGCAACTTAAGaagagagcttttttttttttaattgaactgATAGTTATTACGTATAAAAGCCAGCTGCACTGCCctgtaaattgtttttattttatgtcatTGACGAGGAGTCCATTTTGTCGTATTGCCGtcatcaggtgctctgtaaatacataagtaagcgatggtcttaatatgtatttacagagcacctgacaaCGGCAAGATGCCGAAATGGCGCGTTgtgaattatataaaataaaaacaatttacagAGCACTGCAGCTGGTTATTATTCGTAATAACCGTGTCAttaagacatattttgcactgtggACCCCAAAGAACAAAAGTTATGATAGTTAAGTGTCTGGCCACAAGAGAGCATCCAGTCTTACGTACATAGCCGGGCTGTCGTGTTTTGGTCGAGGTGGCTCCCGCCAGATATCGTCTTTACGGCGCTGCAGCTTTGGATACTCGACAACAGAACGTGTACTTTGAGCCTGCGACGGGAGGAGTTAAATGAGGTGTTGTTAATCGTGTAACTAAACTGTTCACTATCTGTCGGTGTTCGGCATGCTGTCAATGACAATTTTATCACTTATCTCAGCACAACGTCTGTTCACCAACCCGCTTCTCCGCAATGTAGGTACTAcgtagacgatgttaaaagcagtgtCGAAGAAAACCATCGCCCGTACTTACGATTGTAGAGGCCTCAAAAACTCGGTAGCTAAATATCCTGAAATATCTTATAACAAAAGTTCAGGTGGAGGGCAATTGCTTCATCTTTATACAAAAATGTCTAAACCCGGTAAATTTTTGTTTATTGCCTCGAGAGGCAAAACTAAACAGGTGCCAGCCGCCCACATTTAATGGAACAGTCAGTGTCACTGTCCTCCTCTCTCACAGTACAGGCGCAAGGCAGCCAGAAATGTGCTACGTCCAACCCAAGTTCTTATGCGATTTTACAGTCATTGATCTGCTACAATATGAATTTCACATCCGGTCCTTTTCACTGCATTTCCTTACAGGAAGATGCTCGTAAATATTGTTCAGTACTTGAATACTGAAACGTGCCACGCATAATTCTTCgcaaaggccgatagtttcacatGCTGTTTTCTCTACACCAAACACTCCAAAATCTTCCATACTTCACAAAACTATTCATAAATGCATCTGCTATTATGGCAATATAAACCGAACACGAAATACTAGCATCTTCTTCATTTTACACACAACTTTTTCCGACACGTACGACGTGACCTTCCCGTCCGACAGCTAGTCCACGACTGCCCTGAATGCCATTACTGACAGCACCTATACTACTTGATAGACCACGGGAAAGACTTtcctctgattggttgatcaaaacgaacaGCCAATAAGATCAATCTTCCCAGATCATATTCGCACTGAAACCGTTTTACTCCAATTAACATTCGCAGATGCATTTATGTCATTTCgtgctgcaaatattaacaaaatgttcaaCCAAACCAAACGAAAGAATAACTAgttttgaaataactttagaaaatcaTTATCCTACAAACAggtattctggctgccttcttacaaaaacaagtactcttcgacatacgtcatcagcaaataaGGGGAATTACAGCTTTCGTTGATACAGTTTGCAATACTTTCCCCGTGAGAAGATTACAGTATGCTACACATAGAATATAATATTGAAACTTTTTGTAAGTCCatcatacacactctcatttactcttgTTTActcacacaacaaaacaaataattattaaatgCATATTGACTTACTGAAACCTCTATTATGAAAACGAAAAATgttgaatgttaaaaaaaaaatctaatacaTTGACCTAACCTATTGTAAGCTTCTGTAGGAATTTCAAATGATAGTAGAAGACAAATTTCTATGAAACCTAACTGATTTTAGTCTTGACAGTGTCAGTTTTGTGATTTTTACATAGTTTTTGGTATCTTTAAAAGTATTCCATCTAGAAAGCTGAGACACTATTAACAGCTTCTTTTGAATAACATAAAGTGATTCCAAAAATCCTATCAAAATTGAACCATATTTAGTTCTGTTTATTTAGAGTCTTAGGGGCTGAAATATTATGTCGCTGGCAGTGACGCCAATATCTATTCCCACAGTCGGCTGACAGCAGGTGCGGATAGGTCGCGTGTAGGAGCACACACCTACATATGCGATCGCCAATGGCTCCGAGCGACAGAAGCCCGTATAAGTGACGTACTGCAGTAAAACTATTGGGAATTGACTCGTGACATTATGAGCCCCTCTCTTATGTTATTGTTATGCAGTGCCTTGAAAAAAGTGATGACAATAGTGATACTGAGTTTGACATTGAATTTAACAGCACAGAAAGTGAAGAATAATACGATGTTACTTCACTAAAGACTGGAAGTCACAACAGTTCATCAGTCGAGCGACAAGTGCTTAGTAGTGGTACGAGATAAGTTCA
This genomic interval carries:
- the LOC124553625 gene encoding uncharacterized protein LOC124553625 isoform X2 produces the protein MPEHTPAPTPARAVYGFVLYLASVTSAALFLLWAYVPPDVASSLGLRCAATCTSGGRAADSRGVELGRRCLAESRPEVCQARGASTAGVVVWWTLVEHVFMFRKKCKIVLKAIDKGCLVW